One region of Macadamia integrifolia cultivar HAES 741 chromosome 11, SCU_Mint_v3, whole genome shotgun sequence genomic DNA includes:
- the LOC122093527 gene encoding protein PAT1 homolog isoform X2 has product MGVLRLKITSLSSSAADWAQEPDFPNWLDPQFFDRESVQEGKRWSSQPHPSSGHVAESKPLYRTSSYPQQQQQQLQHFSSEPILISKSSFTSYPPPGGRSQQASPNHHSRHLNIPSLTGGSQIPFSAPNLAPFSNPQIHLSGLPHGLHYGGNMPQFTPSGLPINSRPQNHWGNQASMLSGDNSNMLNNYLQQQLPHPNGFVHQQLMLPQQQQQRLHRQVQPSLAHFSPLQSQLFNSHSSPPPHVISKYEAMHGAADLRDQRIRSTQRGRQNLRFSQQGSDNSSQKSDNGWPQFRSKYMTAEEIESILRMQHAATHSNDPYIDDYYHQARLAKKSTGSRLKHHFCPTHLRDLPSRARANSEPHAYLQVDALGRVPFSSIRRPRPLLEVDPPSGLSGEGNVEQKISEKPLEQEPMLAARIMIEDGLCLLLDVDDIDRLLEFNQSQDGGVQLRRRRQVLLEGLAASLQLVDPLGKGGHAVGPAPRDDLVFLRLVSLPKGRKLLSRYLQLLIPGSELIRIVCMAIFRHLRFLFGGLPSDTGAAETTINLARTVSASVCNMDLSALSACLAAVVCSSEQPPLRPLGSTAGDGSSVILKSVLERATELLTDLQVASNYSMSNRALWQASFDAFFGLLTKYCMSKYDSIVQSLLMQGPPNTAIIGSEAAKAVSKEMPVELLRASLPHTDEHQRKLLLDFAQRSMPITGFNVHGGGNGGHINSESVPG; this is encoded by the coding sequence GTTCATCTGCAGCTGACTGGGCACAAGAACCAGATTTTCCCAACTGGTTAGATCCACAATTTTTTGACAGAGAAAGTGTTCAGGAAGGCAAAAGGTGGTCGTCACAGCCGCATCCTTCATCTGGTCATGTTGCGGAATCAAAACCTTTGTATAGAACATCTTCGTACCCtcagcagcaacaacagcagCTTCAACATTTTTCAAGTGAACCAATCTTAATTTCGAAGTCATCTTTCACTTCCTACCCTCCTCCTGGTGGCCGATCTCAGCAGGCTTCTCCAAACCACCATTCACGCCACCTAAACATTCCTTCCCTTACCGGAGGATCTCAGATACCCTTCTCTGCACCGAATCTCGCTCCTTTCTCTAATCCTCAGATTCATTTATCTGGCTTGCCTCATGGGCTACATTATGGTGGAAATATGCCACAGTTCACCCCTTCAGGCCTCCCAATCAATAGCAGGCCACAGAATCACTGGGGAAACCAGGCCAGCATGCTTTCTGGAGATAATTCGAACATGTTGAACAACTATTTGCAACAACAATTGCCTCATCCAAATGGGTTTGTTCACCAACAGTTAATGTTGccacagcagcaacaacaaagaCTGCATCGCCAGGTTCAACCATCTTTGGCCCATTTTTCACCTTTGCAGTCACAACTATTTAATAGTCATTCTTCTCCGCCTCCACATGTAATTAGCAAGTATGAGGCAATGCATGGAGCAGCTGATCTGAGGGACCAGAGAATTAGATCGACACAGAGAGGAAGACAGAACCTGCGGTTTTCCCAACAGGGCTCTGATAATAGTAGCCAGAAAAGTGATAATGGTTGGCCACAGTTTAGGTCGAAGTATATGACAGCTGAAGAGATAGAGAGTATTCTGAGAATGCAGCATGCTGCCACTCATAGCAATGACCCGTATATAGATGATTATTATCACCAGGCTCGTCTTGCAAAAAAATCTACTGGTTCGAGGCTGAAGCACCACTTCTGCCCAACTCACCTACGGGATCTGCCTTCTCGTGCACGTGCTAATTCTGAGCCGCATGCTTATCTACAGGTTGATGCACTTGGCAGGGTTCCATTCTCTTCCATACGCCGGCCTCGCCCATTGCTTGAGGTTGATCCTCCATCTGGTTTATCTGGGGAAGGCAATGTTGAGCAGAAAATTTCTGAGAAGCCTCTGGAGCAAGAACCCATGCTAGCTGCCCGCATCATGATTGAAGATGGACTCTGTCTTCTCCTTGATGTGGATGATATTGACAGACTTCTAGAATTCAATCAGTCACAGGATGGTGGAGTCCAgctgaggaggaggaggcaGGTGCTGCTAGAGGGGCTTGCGGCCTCTCTCCAGCTGGTTGACCCACTAGGCAAAGGTGGACATGCAGTTGGGCCTGCCCCCAGAGATGATCTTGTGTTCTTAAGATTAGTCTCTCTTCCCAAAGGACGGAAGCTCCTCTCGAGGTACCTCCAGCTCCTCATACCTGGGAGTGAGCTTATTCGGATTGTTTGCATGGCAATTTTCCGTCACCTGAGGTTCTTGTTTGGTGGCCTTCCCTCAGATACAGGAGCTGCTGAGACAACAATAAATCTTGCAAGGACTGTTTCTGCATCTGTCTGTAACATGGATCTTAGTGCTCTAAGTGCTTGTCTAGCTGCAGTGGTTTGTTCATCTGAGCAGCCTCCTCTCCGCCCACTTGGTAGCACCGCTGGAGATGGATCCTCAGTTATCTTAAAATCTGTTCTTGAGAGGGCGACTGAGCTGCTAACTGATCTTCAGGTGGCCAGTAACTACAGCATGTCCAACCGGGCTCTTTGGCAGGCATCATTTGATGCTTTCTTTGGTCTGCTCACAAAATACTGTATGAGCAAGTATGACAGTATTGTGCAATCATTGCTTATGCAAGGACCACCAAATACAGCTATTATTGGATCAGAGGCAGCAAAAGCTGTTAGTAAAGAGATGCCGGTGGAGCTGCTACGAGCAAGTCTTCCTCACACTGATGAGCACCAGCGAAAGCTTTTGCTGGATTTCGCACAGCGCTCCATGCCCATCACTGGATTTAATGTCCATGGTGGTGGCAATGGTGGTCACATAAATTCTGAATCGGTGCCAGGTTAA